The following are from one region of the Qipengyuania flava genome:
- a CDS encoding GlsB/YeaQ/YmgE family stress response membrane protein → MGLLILIVVGALLGWLATIILRIEDGRSIAFNTGAGIAGTVVTGLVVGTGAILGSISGATLLWSVVGALVTIALFNLIRRHAFSA, encoded by the coding sequence ATGGGTCTATTGATACTGATTGTGGTGGGCGCCCTTCTGGGGTGGCTGGCTACGATCATCCTGCGGATAGAAGACGGGCGCAGCATCGCGTTCAACACGGGTGCCGGCATTGCCGGCACCGTCGTGACCGGGCTTGTCGTCGGCACGGGCGCCATCCTTGGTTCGATCAGCGGGGCCACGCTCCTGTGGTCCGTGGTCGGCGCGCTCGTCACGATTGCGCTTTTCAATCTTATCCGCCGGCACGCCTTTTCGGCCTGA
- the phhA gene encoding phenylalanine 4-monooxygenase: protein MATIAEPEQDFTRLPDLPAEVFTAPLKKPPHVGDDWLEPKQTEYSSEDDAIWNDLFERQMGVLPGRAASAFMAGLQKLNLNRGGVPEFGKLSEDLNALTGWSVVPVPMLIPDHVFFWHLANRRFPAGNFIRTRETFDYIQEPDVFHDVFGHVPMLTDPVYADYMQEYGRAGWKAMRYNRLKALGSLYWYTVEFGLIEEEDGIKAYGAGILSGPTEVVYATEAESPNRIMLNVDRVMRTDYVISDLQPTYFVIESFEDLYRQTVERDFDRLYKNLGAGFTYANTAVIDVDYVVNRGTLEYTLRGGRGSGADPV from the coding sequence ATGGCTACCATTGCAGAACCCGAACAGGACTTTACCCGCCTGCCCGACCTTCCGGCAGAGGTTTTCACCGCGCCGCTGAAGAAGCCGCCCCACGTCGGCGACGACTGGCTCGAGCCGAAGCAGACCGAGTATTCGAGCGAAGACGACGCGATCTGGAACGATCTTTTCGAACGGCAGATGGGCGTACTGCCCGGCCGCGCGGCGAGTGCCTTCATGGCAGGCCTGCAAAAGCTCAACCTCAACCGCGGCGGCGTGCCCGAATTCGGCAAGCTTTCGGAGGATCTGAACGCTCTGACGGGCTGGAGCGTGGTGCCCGTGCCCATGTTGATTCCCGATCACGTGTTCTTCTGGCACCTCGCCAACCGGCGCTTTCCGGCGGGCAATTTCATCCGCACGCGCGAGACCTTCGACTACATCCAGGAGCCCGATGTCTTCCACGATGTCTTCGGCCACGTGCCGATGCTGACCGACCCGGTCTATGCCGATTACATGCAGGAATACGGCCGCGCCGGGTGGAAGGCGATGCGCTACAACCGCTTAAAAGCGCTGGGATCGCTCTACTGGTACACGGTCGAGTTCGGACTGATCGAGGAAGAGGACGGCATCAAGGCCTATGGCGCGGGCATCCTCTCCGGCCCGACCGAAGTGGTCTATGCGACTGAGGCCGAGAGCCCCAACCGCATCATGCTCAACGTCGACCGCGTTATGCGCACCGATTACGTAATCAGCGATCTGCAGCCGACCTATTTCGTGATCGAGAGCTTCGAGGACCTCTACCGCCAGACGGTCGAGCGCGATTTCGACCGGCTCTACAAGAACCTCGGCGCTGGCTTCACCTATGCCAACACAGCGGTGATCGACGTCGACTATGTGGTGAACCGCGGCACGCTCGAATACACGCTGCGCGGCGGACGCGGATCGGGCGCCGATCCCGTCTAG
- the ppk2 gene encoding polyphosphate kinase 2 — translation MKRKEYEAAMEPLREELVAMARWARTSGERIVVLFEGRDTAGKGGAIRAVSEKLNPRQCHIVALAKPTEAEQSQWYFQRYAQHLPSAGEIVLFDRSWYNRAGVEKVMGYADDAQVELFLKQAPTFERMLVDDGIHLFKYWLTTDQAQQEERLRERLEDPLKRWKLSPIDLAARDKYDAYTDAREAMLAATHTTHAPWTLVDFNDQKRGRLTLVRDLLDRLPDTRVAPPEIDFPELGREPKAERYSVLDPIADYPLD, via the coding sequence ATGAAGCGCAAGGAATACGAAGCGGCGATGGAGCCGCTGCGCGAGGAACTGGTCGCCATGGCGCGGTGGGCGCGCACGAGCGGAGAGCGGATCGTCGTGCTGTTCGAAGGGCGCGACACGGCAGGCAAGGGCGGCGCGATCCGCGCGGTTTCGGAAAAGCTCAACCCGCGCCAGTGCCATATCGTCGCGCTCGCCAAGCCGACCGAGGCCGAGCAAAGCCAGTGGTACTTCCAGCGCTACGCCCAGCACCTGCCGAGCGCCGGCGAGATCGTGCTGTTCGATCGCAGCTGGTACAACCGGGCCGGCGTCGAGAAGGTCATGGGCTATGCCGACGATGCACAGGTCGAGCTGTTCCTGAAGCAGGCGCCGACCTTCGAACGGATGCTGGTCGATGACGGGATCCACCTGTTCAAATACTGGCTGACGACCGACCAGGCGCAGCAGGAAGAACGCCTGCGCGAGAGGCTGGAAGACCCCCTGAAGCGCTGGAAGCTCTCGCCGATCGACCTCGCCGCGCGCGACAAGTACGACGCCTACACCGATGCGCGCGAAGCCATGCTGGCAGCGACCCATACGACCCACGCCCCGTGGACGCTGGTCGATTTCAACGACCAGAAACGCGGCCGGCTGACGCTGGTGCGCGACCTGCTCGACCGCCTGCCGGATACCCGTGTCGCGCCTCCCGAGATCGATTTTCCCGAGCTTGGCCGTGAACCGAAGGCGGAGCGCTATTCGGTGCTGGACCCGATTGCGGATTACCCGCTGGATTAG
- a CDS encoding FAS1-like dehydratase domain-containing protein, with protein MAQDWSDWIGREQRSADRLDPALAARWCATFDRDAPAGEAMPQGIHLCLCTPEARTGQLGEDGHPSRDDSPASFLPPVPLPRRMWASSAMQFLAPIAIGAEIERVSRVASVEAKSGSRGDMVFVEVDHKTSADGTPAVSERQTLVYLEAMGADAPLSPPDLGEGRFDPGDWDTHREIRPDERLLFRYSALTFNTHRIHYDAPYARDAERYRGLVVHGPLTASLLLQLAAERFGENRLASFAFRGVSPAVAGEPLHLVLRSEGEGIEIGAFVSDGRQVTKASASLA; from the coding sequence ATGGCGCAGGACTGGTCGGACTGGATCGGGCGCGAGCAGCGCAGTGCCGACCGGCTCGACCCCGCGCTCGCCGCGCGATGGTGCGCGACCTTCGACCGCGATGCTCCGGCCGGTGAAGCCATGCCGCAAGGTATCCACCTGTGCCTCTGCACGCCCGAGGCGCGGACCGGACAGCTGGGCGAAGACGGCCATCCTTCGCGCGACGACAGCCCGGCAAGCTTCCTGCCGCCCGTGCCGCTCCCCCGCCGCATGTGGGCATCAAGCGCCATGCAGTTCCTTGCGCCCATCGCGATCGGTGCGGAGATCGAGCGGGTGAGCCGCGTCGCCTCGGTCGAGGCGAAGTCCGGCAGCCGCGGCGATATGGTCTTCGTCGAGGTCGACCACAAGACGAGCGCCGACGGCACGCCTGCGGTAAGCGAGCGGCAGACGCTGGTCTATCTCGAAGCCATGGGCGCGGACGCCCCCTTGTCGCCGCCCGACTTGGGCGAGGGCCGCTTCGATCCGGGAGATTGGGACACACACCGCGAGATCCGTCCCGACGAGCGGCTGTTGTTTCGCTATTCGGCGCTGACCTTTAACACCCACCGCATCCATTACGATGCGCCCTATGCGCGCGATGCCGAACGCTACCGCGGGCTCGTCGTCCACGGACCGCTGACCGCCAGCCTGCTGCTGCAGCTCGCAGCCGAGCGCTTTGGCGAGAACCGCCTGGCGAGCTTCGCCTTCCGCGGGGTCAGCCCGGCGGTGGCCGGAGAGCCGCTCCACCTCGTGCTGCGCAGCGAGGGCGAGGGAATCGAGATCGGTGCCTTTGTCTCTGACGGGCGCCAGGTGACGAAGGCCTCGGCCAGCCTCGCCTAA
- a CDS encoding acetyl-CoA C-acetyltransferase translates to MTSHRRVAICKPLRTPVGRFLGTLAPLEAGQLGAIIIKALVERSGVDPARVDDVVFSQGYGSGEAPAIGHWSWLAAGYPEEVPGFQLDRRCGSGLQAVATAAMMVQTGVADCVLAGGVESMSNVEHYTTAARHGARMGDMQLWDRLTRGRLMSQPIERYGIITGMIETAENLAKDYDITREEADAFAVRSHQNAARAWEEGKFDDQLVPVEIPQRRGDPVVFDKDEGYRADASMETLGKLRAIDLKRDPDAIVTAGNASQQNDAAAACLVVAEEKVEELGLEPILWFHSWSAAGCDPSRMGIGPVPAVERLFARNGMGWDDIGLIELNEAFAPQALAVLKGWGFAGDDSRRELVNVNGSGISLGHPIGATGIRILADMAHEMQRREVRYGLETMCIGGGQGMAAVFERAA, encoded by the coding sequence ATGACGTCACACCGCCGCGTAGCCATCTGCAAGCCCCTGCGTACCCCCGTCGGGCGCTTCCTCGGCACCCTTGCCCCGCTTGAGGCGGGACAGCTTGGCGCCATCATTATCAAGGCGCTGGTCGAGCGTAGCGGCGTGGACCCCGCGCGCGTCGACGACGTCGTGTTCTCGCAAGGTTACGGCAGCGGCGAAGCGCCCGCCATCGGCCACTGGAGCTGGCTTGCCGCCGGATATCCCGAGGAAGTGCCCGGCTTCCAGCTCGACCGGCGCTGCGGATCGGGCCTGCAGGCGGTCGCGACGGCAGCGATGATGGTCCAGACCGGCGTTGCCGACTGCGTGCTGGCGGGGGGCGTGGAAAGCATGTCCAACGTCGAACACTACACTACGGCTGCGCGCCACGGCGCGCGCATGGGCGACATGCAGCTGTGGGACCGCCTGACGCGCGGCCGGCTGATGAGCCAGCCGATCGAGCGCTACGGCATCATCACCGGCATGATCGAGACGGCCGAGAACCTCGCCAAGGATTATGATATCACCCGCGAGGAGGCCGACGCCTTCGCGGTGCGCAGCCACCAGAACGCCGCGCGCGCCTGGGAGGAAGGCAAGTTCGACGACCAGCTGGTCCCGGTCGAAATCCCGCAGCGTCGCGGCGATCCGGTCGTGTTCGACAAGGACGAAGGCTACCGCGCCGATGCGAGCATGGAGACGCTCGGCAAGCTTCGCGCGATCGACTTGAAGCGCGATCCCGACGCCATCGTGACGGCAGGCAATGCCAGCCAGCAGAACGACGCTGCCGCGGCCTGCCTCGTCGTCGCCGAAGAGAAGGTCGAGGAGCTGGGTCTCGAACCGATCCTGTGGTTCCATTCCTGGAGCGCGGCGGGCTGCGATCCCAGCCGCATGGGCATTGGCCCGGTCCCGGCGGTGGAGCGCCTGTTCGCCCGCAACGGCATGGGCTGGGACGATATCGGCCTGATCGAACTCAACGAAGCCTTCGCCCCGCAGGCGCTCGCCGTGCTCAAGGGCTGGGGCTTCGCCGGGGACGACAGCCGCCGCGAGCTGGTCAACGTCAACGGCTCGGGCATCTCGCTCGGCCATCCCATCGGCGCGACCGGCATCCGCATCCTTGCCGACATGGCACATGAGATGCAGCGCCGCGAAGTGCGCTACGGCCTCGAGACCATGTGCATCGGCGGCGGCCAGGGCATGGCCGCCGTGTTCGAGCGCGCCGCCTGA
- a CDS encoding CoA transferase, with protein sequence MYNLLGDLSIIEASSFVASPTAGLYCAQMGAEVIRVDHKAGGLDYDRYMLTKGGRSLSWENLNRAKKSVALDLRSGEGRELLVELAARTGNLITNLPEKSFLAHDAIASRQPEGAPDLVSVRIMGWHDGRQAMDFTVNAASGYPLMCGPEEWPLETAPPVNQVLPAWDFITGAYCAFALLAGLRQRDATGQGAEIRVPLGDVAIGTMANSGALAEMRYRGADRERLGNAIWGAFGRDFRSRDGVRFMVAALTPKQWDGLVAAFDLGEDIAALESELGVQFAEGDRPRFENRHRLFELFQARAEALDWAELSARLAAKGTTFERYRTMHEAANDAELVMDNPLFGPSPANPSGFEYPATRSFANIPDRAVGDPAPAPYLGQHTEEVLAERLGLASGAIGDLVDRGIARLSDKD encoded by the coding sequence TTGTATAATCTCCTAGGCGACCTCTCGATCATCGAAGCCTCGAGCTTCGTCGCTTCGCCCACGGCGGGCCTCTACTGCGCGCAGATGGGTGCCGAGGTCATTCGCGTCGACCACAAGGCGGGCGGCCTCGATTACGACCGCTACATGCTCACCAAGGGAGGGCGCTCGCTCAGTTGGGAGAACCTCAACCGCGCCAAGAAATCGGTCGCGCTCGACCTGCGCAGCGGCGAAGGGCGCGAGCTGCTTGTGGAACTGGCGGCGAGGACCGGCAATCTCATCACCAACCTGCCGGAGAAGAGCTTCCTCGCGCATGACGCCATTGCATCGCGGCAACCCGAAGGCGCACCCGACCTTGTCAGCGTGCGCATCATGGGCTGGCACGACGGGCGTCAGGCGATGGATTTCACCGTCAACGCGGCCTCAGGCTACCCGTTGATGTGCGGGCCAGAGGAATGGCCGCTCGAAACCGCCCCGCCGGTAAACCAGGTGCTGCCAGCATGGGATTTCATCACCGGCGCCTATTGCGCCTTCGCCCTCCTTGCGGGGCTGCGGCAGCGTGACGCCACGGGGCAGGGCGCAGAGATCCGCGTGCCTCTGGGCGATGTCGCCATCGGCACCATGGCCAACAGCGGCGCGCTGGCGGAAATGCGCTACCGCGGCGCCGATCGGGAGCGGCTCGGCAACGCGATCTGGGGCGCCTTCGGGCGCGATTTCCGCAGCCGCGACGGGGTGCGGTTCATGGTCGCCGCCCTGACGCCAAAGCAGTGGGACGGGCTCGTCGCCGCCTTTGATCTGGGCGAAGACATCGCCGCGCTCGAAAGCGAGCTCGGCGTGCAGTTCGCCGAAGGGGATCGCCCGCGCTTCGAGAACCGGCATCGCCTGTTCGAGCTGTTCCAGGCCCGCGCCGAAGCGCTCGACTGGGCCGAGCTGTCCGCCCGCCTTGCGGCCAAGGGCACCACCTTCGAACGCTACCGCACCATGCATGAAGCAGCGAACGACGCCGAACTGGTGATGGACAATCCCCTCTTCGGCCCCTCGCCCGCGAACCCCAGCGGCTTCGAATACCCGGCGACGCGCAGCTTCGCGAACATTCCGGACCGCGCAGTGGGCGATCCCGCGCCGGCCCCCTATCTCGGCCAGCACACCGAAGAGGTGCTCGCGGAGCGCCTTGGACTTGCTTCCGGTGCCATCGGCGATCTCGTCGATCGCGGCATCGCCCGCCTCTCCGACAAGGACTAG
- a CDS encoding acyl-CoA dehydrogenase family protein produces the protein MSEAATANPGMDAEVFDQFIEQLDRYVRERLIPAEKDVIANDKIPDEIVSEMKEMGLFGLTVPEEFGGAGLNCTQYAQVVKTMAYAAPAYRSIFSINVGMFNSAIKNGGTDAQKAEWWPRIAEGAIACFGLTEPGSGSDSAAMATTAKPDPDGNGWILNGTKRYITNAPHAEVGLIMARTEKEALPKNAHVSAFIVPMDTPGVSTGSPDHKMGQSGSHISDVMLDDVHVPGEALLGGETGKGFRFAMMSLDNGRISVGAASTGYARRALDSAIKYANERQAFGEPIANFQLIQQMLADSWTEIYAAEAMMADVTARVDRGENTVKHAAAFKVFASEMCGRVVDRVVQVYGGAGYLAEYDAERFFRDARIYRIYEGTTQILQLQIAKHMLREYAASV, from the coding sequence ATGAGTGAAGCCGCCACCGCCAACCCCGGCATGGACGCCGAGGTCTTCGACCAGTTCATCGAGCAGCTCGACCGCTATGTGCGCGAGCGGCTGATCCCGGCGGAAAAGGACGTCATCGCCAACGACAAGATCCCCGACGAGATCGTGTCGGAGATGAAGGAGATGGGCCTGTTCGGCCTGACCGTGCCAGAGGAATTCGGCGGCGCGGGTCTCAATTGCACACAGTACGCCCAGGTCGTGAAGACCATGGCCTATGCCGCACCCGCCTACCGTTCGATCTTCTCGATCAATGTCGGCATGTTCAACTCCGCCATCAAGAACGGCGGCACCGACGCGCAGAAGGCCGAATGGTGGCCCAGGATCGCCGAAGGGGCGATCGCCTGCTTCGGCCTCACCGAGCCGGGTTCGGGCAGCGACAGCGCGGCCATGGCGACCACCGCCAAGCCCGATCCCGATGGCAACGGCTGGATCCTCAACGGGACCAAGCGCTACATCACCAACGCGCCGCACGCCGAAGTCGGCCTGATCATGGCGCGCACGGAGAAAGAGGCGCTGCCCAAGAACGCGCATGTCAGCGCCTTCATCGTGCCGATGGATACGCCGGGCGTGTCAACCGGCAGCCCCGACCACAAGATGGGCCAGTCGGGTAGCCATATCTCCGACGTCATGCTCGACGATGTGCATGTGCCGGGCGAAGCGTTGCTCGGCGGCGAGACTGGCAAGGGCTTCCGCTTCGCCATGATGAGCCTCGACAACGGGCGCATTTCGGTTGGCGCGGCCAGCACCGGCTATGCCCGCCGCGCGCTCGACAGCGCGATCAAATATGCCAACGAGCGGCAGGCCTTTGGTGAACCGATCGCGAACTTCCAGCTGATCCAGCAGATGCTGGCCGACAGCTGGACCGAAATCTACGCCGCCGAAGCGATGATGGCGGACGTGACGGCGCGGGTCGACCGGGGCGAGAACACGGTCAAGCACGCCGCCGCCTTCAAGGTCTTCGCTTCCGAAATGTGCGGCCGCGTGGTCGACCGCGTGGTGCAGGTCTACGGCGGCGCGGGTTACCTCGCCGAATACGACGCCGAACGCTTCTTCCGCGATGCGCGCATCTACCGCATCTACGAGGGCACGACGCAGATCCTCCAACTGCAGATCGCCAAGCACATGCTCCGCGAATACGCTGCGAGCGTCTGA
- the recQ gene encoding DNA helicase RecQ: MSGTVGALEALKSIFGFDAFRGRQADVVARVLGGQSTLAVMPTGAGKSLTYQLPAVTLHGTCVVISPLIALMHDQLRSARANGIRAATLTSADADWRETQDAFRAGELDLLYVAPERASQPAFREFLTAAPLCLFAIDEAHCVSEWGHDFRPDYRMLRGLLDSFPGVPRLALTATADRQTRADVLAQLGIPEDGLVLAGFDRPNIRYAIRHRDNPVRQLTSLMASEPGPGIVYAPTRRKVEDLADKLAAATGRPVLPYHAGLDPKTRAANQAAFVASEDMVIVATVAFGMGIDKPDVRFVAHVGVPKSIEGYYQETGRAGRDGDPAQAVMFWGAGDFATARQRLAEVDEARRGAERARLDALAGLVETAQCRRAILLRHFGEDPPGTCGNCDTCLEPPEVTDATELARKLLSAVYRTGQSFGMGHLQKVLTGSEDERVRQRGHDRLSVFGIVEGEEARLLQPLSRALQARGDLVATEHGGLALGGSAREILKGDSAVAIVVPPKRQRRGRRGDATPNPVGNPLFEALRALRKELAEEAQVPPYVIFHDSTLREMTEARPASLRELGGLPGIGAKKLEAYGEQFLRVIGQY; this comes from the coding sequence ATGAGCGGTACCGTGGGCGCCCTGGAAGCACTCAAGAGCATATTCGGCTTCGACGCCTTTCGCGGGCGCCAGGCCGATGTGGTTGCGCGCGTGCTCGGCGGGCAATCGACCCTCGCGGTCATGCCAACAGGCGCCGGCAAGTCGCTCACCTACCAACTGCCTGCGGTGACCTTGCACGGCACCTGCGTCGTCATCAGCCCGCTGATCGCGCTAATGCACGACCAGCTGCGCAGCGCACGGGCAAACGGCATTCGCGCCGCCACGCTGACCAGCGCGGACGCCGATTGGCGCGAGACGCAGGACGCGTTTCGGGCAGGCGAACTCGATCTTCTTTATGTCGCGCCCGAACGCGCCAGCCAGCCAGCCTTTCGCGAGTTTCTCACTGCCGCGCCGCTGTGCCTCTTCGCCATCGACGAGGCGCATTGCGTGTCCGAATGGGGGCATGATTTCCGGCCCGATTACCGGATGCTGCGCGGGTTGCTCGACAGCTTTCCCGGCGTGCCGCGCCTGGCGCTTACCGCGACTGCCGACCGGCAAACGCGCGCCGATGTCCTGGCCCAGCTCGGCATACCTGAGGACGGGCTGGTGCTGGCCGGGTTCGACCGGCCGAACATCCGCTACGCGATCCGCCACCGCGACAACCCGGTGCGCCAGCTCACCAGCCTGATGGCGAGCGAGCCGGGCCCGGGCATCGTCTACGCGCCGACCCGCCGCAAGGTGGAAGACCTCGCCGACAAGCTTGCCGCAGCAACCGGTCGCCCCGTGCTGCCCTATCACGCCGGTCTCGATCCCAAGACGCGCGCGGCGAACCAGGCGGCCTTCGTCGCCAGCGAGGACATGGTGATCGTGGCGACGGTTGCCTTCGGCATGGGCATCGACAAGCCCGATGTGCGCTTTGTCGCCCATGTCGGCGTGCCCAAGTCGATCGAGGGCTATTACCAGGAAACGGGCCGCGCGGGCCGCGATGGCGACCCGGCGCAGGCGGTGATGTTCTGGGGCGCCGGCGATTTCGCCACCGCGCGCCAGCGGCTGGCCGAAGTGGACGAGGCCCGGCGCGGGGCCGAACGCGCGCGGCTCGATGCGCTGGCAGGCCTTGTCGAGACCGCCCAGTGCCGCCGCGCGATCCTGCTGCGCCATTTCGGCGAGGACCCGCCCGGCACCTGCGGCAATTGCGACACCTGTCTCGAGCCACCCGAGGTAACCGACGCCACCGAGCTTGCGCGCAAGCTGCTTTCGGCGGTTTACCGCACGGGCCAGAGCTTCGGCATGGGCCATTTGCAGAAAGTGCTAACCGGCAGCGAGGACGAACGCGTGCGCCAGCGCGGCCACGATCGGCTGAGCGTGTTCGGTATTGTCGAGGGCGAGGAGGCGCGCCTGCTCCAGCCCTTGTCGCGCGCGTTGCAGGCGCGCGGTGACCTGGTGGCGACCGAGCATGGCGGGCTGGCACTGGGCGGGTCGGCGCGCGAAATCCTCAAGGGCGACAGCGCGGTGGCGATCGTCGTGCCGCCCAAGCGCCAGCGGCGCGGACGCCGCGGCGACGCGACGCCCAATCCGGTGGGGAATCCGCTGTTCGAGGCCCTGCGCGCGCTGCGCAAGGAGCTGGCCGAAGAAGCGCAGGTCCCGCCCTATGTCATCTTCCACGATTCGACCCTGCGCGAGATGACCGAGGCGCGCCCCGCCAGCTTGCGCGAACTGGGCGGCCTGCCCGGTATCGGGGCCAAGAAGCTCGAAGCCTATGGAGAGCAGTTCCTGCGCGTCATCGGCCAATATTGA
- a CDS encoding SPFH domain-containing protein: MSVELKGMKRSEERAGNSFSGYPMLLAILVLLVFVVWNMTGNLPPDGAEKIVKLGFVGAIVLPILVLAFLSAGFFMIQPNQAAVITLFGEYRGTERREGLRWVWPWMGKNKISVRAHNIHSERVKINDLRGNPIEIACNVVWRVADTAQASFDVDDYKEFVNIQIEAGLRTVGSRHPYDDFENEEVTLRGSADVINRELLEELNDRLKVAGILVDEAGLTHLAYASEIASAMLKRQQADAIIAARAKIVLGAVGMVEDALTKLSQDGIVDMDDERRAAMVSNLMVVLCGDKEAHPVVNTGSLY, encoded by the coding sequence ATGTCGGTCGAACTCAAGGGAATGAAGCGCAGCGAGGAGCGCGCGGGAAACAGCTTCAGCGGCTATCCCATGCTGCTGGCGATCCTGGTGCTGCTGGTTTTCGTCGTGTGGAACATGACCGGCAATCTGCCGCCCGACGGGGCGGAGAAGATCGTCAAGCTGGGCTTCGTCGGCGCGATCGTGCTGCCGATACTGGTGCTCGCTTTCCTGTCGGCGGGCTTCTTCATGATCCAGCCCAACCAGGCGGCGGTGATTACGCTGTTCGGCGAGTATCGCGGAACCGAGCGCCGCGAAGGCCTTCGCTGGGTGTGGCCGTGGATGGGCAAGAACAAGATCTCGGTGCGCGCGCACAACATCCATTCCGAGCGGGTGAAGATCAACGATCTGCGCGGCAACCCGATCGAGATCGCCTGCAACGTCGTGTGGCGCGTCGCCGATACGGCGCAGGCGAGCTTCGATGTCGACGACTACAAGGAGTTCGTGAACATCCAGATCGAGGCGGGCCTGCGCACGGTCGGCTCGCGCCATCCCTATGACGATTTCGAGAACGAGGAGGTCACGCTGCGCGGCAGTGCCGACGTCATCAACCGCGAACTGCTCGAGGAGCTGAACGACCGCCTCAAGGTCGCTGGGATCCTGGTGGACGAGGCAGGGCTCACCCACCTCGCCTATGCCAGCGAGATCGCCAGCGCGATGCTCAAGCGCCAACAGGCCGATGCGATCATCGCCGCGCGCGCCAAGATCGTGCTCGGCGCGGTCGGCATGGTCGAGGATGCGCTGACCAAGCTGTCGCAGGACGGCATTGTCGACATGGACGACGAACGGCGTGCGGCCATGGTCTCGAACCTGATGGTCGTGCTGTGCGGCGACAAGGAAGCGCATCCGGTCGTCAACACCGGTTCGCTCTACTGA
- a CDS encoding toxin-antitoxin system HicB family antitoxin, producing MSKKKAFALRLDPAVHAAVERLAAAELRSANAQIEMLLREALARRSIDLPASAPPKRGRPKKGD from the coding sequence ATGAGCAAGAAGAAGGCCTTTGCCCTGCGACTCGATCCGGCGGTCCATGCCGCGGTCGAGCGGCTGGCCGCGGCCGAATTGCGCAGCGCCAACGCCCAGATCGAAATGCTGCTGCGCGAAGCGCTGGCCAGGCGCAGCATCGACCTGCCGGCCAGCGCGCCGCCCAAGCGCGGGCGGCCGAAGAAGGGAGACTGA